One region of Candidatus Melainabacteria bacterium genomic DNA includes:
- the ssb gene encoding single-stranded DNA-binding protein, whose amino-acid sequence MENQLNPQTVISSQPTVDINHVVLIGRAGRDPEIRYFESGRVVTTFSLAVNRPMKEPQTDWFDIEVWGKQAEIAGEYIKKGSLIGVEGKIRWDSWNSKDTGELNIKPMIIADNIRLLGSKKDNNPSEVVASQPVA is encoded by the coding sequence ATGGAAAACCAATTAAATCCTCAAACAGTTATAAGTAGCCAACCTACTGTTGACATAAACCATGTTGTTTTAATAGGACGTGCAGGCAGAGATCCAGAGATAAGATATTTTGAATCAGGAAGAGTTGTTACTACTTTTAGTCTTGCAGTAAACAGGCCAATGAAAGAACCTCAAACAGATTGGTTTGATATTGAAGTATGGGGAAAACAAGCAGAGATTGCTGGTGAATATATAAAGAAGGGATCTTTAATTGGAGTTGAAGGAAAAATTAGATGGGATAGCTGGAACAGCAAAGACACAGGTGAACTAAACATAAAACCAATGATCATTGCTGATAATATTAGACTTCTTGGAAGTAAAAAAGATAACAATCCTAGCGAGGTAGTTGCCTCACAGCCAGTAGCTTAA
- a CDS encoding adenylosuccinate synthase, which yields MANVIVVGAQWGDEGKAKITDLLSKNADYVVRYQGGSNAGHTVVVDGETYKFHLIPSGILYPNKMCVVGPGTVIDPKILIEEVEDLTKRGIKVDGLKVSSQAHVTMPYHLAIDQAEDRGRGTRKIGTTGRGIGPTYADKADRFGIRMSDLIDSKELGEKVNWLVPRKNIIMERLYALPSLDPKKVFDEYKTYGEKLKPFVDDTSALIFDAVKNKKNILFEGAQGTLLDLDHGTYPYVTSSNPVSGGACVGTGIGPTSIDRVIGVSKAFTTRVGEGPFPTEVFGREADELRAAGTAWAEFGTTTGRPRRVGWLDVVLLRYAVRVNGLDCLALTKLDVLDNLDEINVCIAYEDNVTGVKYYDLPLAAGIFKRVKPIYETLAGWKVSINKCRSRADLPQNAQKYLNRIQELLETPIAIVSVGHKRDHTIVIEDPIHGPKRVLQKN from the coding sequence ATGGCAAATGTAATTGTAGTAGGTGCCCAGTGGGGTGATGAAGGTAAAGCTAAAATCACTGATCTGCTTTCAAAAAATGCAGATTATGTTGTTCGTTATCAGGGTGGGAGTAATGCTGGACATACAGTAGTAGTAGATGGAGAAACATATAAATTTCATTTAATACCATCAGGGATTTTATATCCAAACAAAATGTGTGTAGTTGGTCCAGGAACAGTAATTGATCCAAAAATTTTAATTGAAGAGGTTGAAGATTTAACAAAGCGTGGGATTAAAGTAGATGGCTTAAAAGTTAGTTCACAAGCTCATGTAACTATGCCATATCATTTAGCAATTGATCAAGCAGAGGATCGTGGTCGTGGCACAAGAAAGATAGGAACTACTGGCCGTGGCATAGGTCCTACTTATGCTGACAAGGCAGATCGTTTTGGAATTAGAATGTCTGATTTAATTGATTCAAAAGAGCTTGGAGAAAAAGTTAACTGGCTTGTACCAAGAAAAAATATAATCATGGAAAGATTATATGCTCTGCCCTCCCTTGATCCTAAAAAAGTATTTGATGAATATAAAACATATGGTGAAAAATTAAAGCCTTTTGTAGATGATACTTCAGCACTAATTTTTGATGCAGTAAAAAACAAAAAAAATATTTTGTTTGAAGGTGCTCAAGGTACTTTACTTGATTTAGATCATGGTACGTATCCTTATGTAACTAGTTCAAATCCTGTGAGTGGAGGAGCATGTGTTGGAACAGGAATTGGACCTACTTCTATTGACAGAGTTATTGGTGTAAGTAAAGCTTTTACTACAAGAGTTGGTGAAGGGCCTTTTCCAACTGAGGTATTTGGTCGTGAAGCAGATGAGCTAAGAGCAGCAGGTACTGCTTGGGCAGAGTTTGGTACTACAACAGGACGTCCTAGACGTGTTGGTTGGTTAGATGTTGTTCTTTTAAGATATGCAGTGCGTGTCAATGGGCTTGACTGCTTAGCACTTACAAAATTAGATGTACTAGACAATCTTGATGAGATAAATGTTTGTATAGCATATGAAGACAATGTTACAGGAGTAAAATATTATGATCTTCCACTTGCTGCAGGAATTTTTAAAAGAGTAAAACCAATTTATGAAACACTAGCTGGATGGAAAGTATCAATTAATAAATGCAGATCAAGAGCTGATCTTCCTCAAAATGCACAGAAATATTTAAACAGGATTCAAGAACTTTTAGAAACTCCAATTGCAATTGTAAGTGTTGGTCACAAACGTGATCACACAATTGTAATTGAAGACCCAATTCATGGGCCAAAGAGAGTGCTACAGAAAAATTGA
- a CDS encoding DNA adenine methylase, producing the protein MKDGFLKYKARDHAAVRTQEYLFNQLFPYIGNKRKLLPLIFEAILQTGVENGLLVDFFSGSGVVSRLAKKLGFQVISNDWEPYSFFYNNAYIEQNKYPDFKKLDGMEKVYEYLNNLEGVHGYIGEYYCPWDDKNPDIKKERMFFTHKNGMKIDVMREKINEWEKEEKINLKEKSILLASFLYSVSYVSNTSGVFKGFHNGWGGKTGTALYRILSDIKLVPPVLCDNEQENKVYQIDSQILAENLSNLRKEKINIVYLDPPYNQHPYGSNYHILNTIALWDKPEINKSILVNEKKTNKSAIRTDWKTERRSAYNYKGEATKALDKLIQTINSDYVLLSYSTDGHMDLKDVLEIMAASGKLSMVTKSYKRYRVSTPRMSKKPYNIEAVLILDKNKTSPEGVAKKLWNEFVEQDKWLKRGT; encoded by the coding sequence ATGAAAGATGGTTTTCTAAAATACAAAGCTCGTGACCATGCAGCAGTTCGTACTCAAGAATATTTATTTAATCAATTATTTCCTTATATTGGAAATAAAAGAAAATTGTTGCCTTTGATTTTTGAGGCAATATTACAAACTGGTGTTGAAAATGGATTGCTTGTTGATTTTTTTTCTGGCAGTGGTGTTGTCTCTCGTCTTGCAAAAAAATTAGGTTTCCAGGTAATCTCAAACGATTGGGAGCCTTATTCATTTTTTTATAACAATGCATACATTGAACAAAATAAATACCCTGATTTTAAAAAGCTTGATGGTATGGAGAAAGTTTATGAGTATTTAAATAACTTAGAAGGTGTACATGGCTATATTGGTGAGTATTATTGCCCATGGGATGACAAGAATCCTGACATTAAAAAAGAAAGAATGTTTTTTACTCATAAAAATGGAATGAAAATTGATGTTATGAGGGAAAAAATAAATGAGTGGGAAAAAGAAGAAAAAATTAATTTAAAAGAAAAATCTATCTTACTCGCTTCATTTTTATACAGTGTTAGTTATGTAAGTAATACAAGTGGTGTCTTTAAAGGGTTTCACAACGGCTGGGGGGGGAAGACTGGAACTGCACTTTATAGAATACTAAGCGACATTAAATTAGTTCCACCAGTTTTATGTGACAATGAACAAGAGAATAAAGTTTATCAAATTGACTCGCAGATTCTTGCAGAAAATTTGTCTAATCTGAGAAAAGAAAAAATAAATATTGTTTATTTAGATCCACCCTATAATCAGCATCCTTATGGAAGTAATTATCATATTTTAAATACAATTGCACTGTGGGACAAGCCAGAAATAAATAAATCAATTTTAGTAAATGAAAAAAAAACAAATAAAAGTGCAATAAGAACTGACTGGAAGACTGAAAGAAGGTCAGCCTACAATTACAAAGGAGAAGCAACTAAGGCATTAGATAAATTAATCCAAACAATTAATTCTGATTATGTTTTACTAAGCTACAGCACTGACGGACATATGGACTTAAAAGATGTTTTAGAAATCATGGCAGCAAGCGGAAAACTTTCAATGGTAACAAAGTCTTATAAACGCTATCGTGTAAGTACTCCACGTATGTCAAAAAAACCATATAATATTGAAGCTGTTTTAATACTTGATAAAAATAAAACAAGTCCAGAAGGTGTTGCTAAGAAGCTTTGGAACGAATTTGTAGAACAAGATAAATGGCTTAAGAGAGGTACCTAA
- the mnmE gene encoding tRNA uridine-5-carboxymethylaminomethyl(34) synthesis GTPase MnmE has protein sequence MFDLKDTICAICTPQGTSAIAVIRISGKDSWDIVQKFFSETLQPCNLATLQSLFEHMHAKHGYIKEGKKIIDEVVILPFKSPKSFTTEDSIEIYCHGSPQIASMILDLCLKNGARRAEAGEFTYRAFINGRIDLTQAEAINEVISATSTKVVYAISEGALSKKVKGFYERLFDLITSIESSIEFPSDVPSLDKEKIIFELLEISKELSKLIEASREGQILRNGIKVSIIGEPNVGKSSLLNQLLESERAIVTSEPGTTRDTIEEKIILDGWPFVLVDTAGLRKEGPLNMSEKIGIKKSKEAIENSDIVLSVFDLTRNKNEEICNFANGKQKIIVGNKIDLIEANHNLPPCDISISAKYGTNIDRLKKLLLEKAISLKPRRDALLGRLYVNQRQKELLLQCSSHINSGLKMFQNNMPEDLVADELKNAVLKLDEVSGRKINEDVITNIFKKFCIGK, from the coding sequence ATGTTTGACTTAAAAGATACAATCTGTGCTATTTGCACACCACAAGGAACTAGTGCAATTGCAGTTATTAGAATTTCAGGAAAAGACAGCTGGGATATTGTACAAAAATTTTTTTCCGAAACCTTGCAACCTTGTAACCTTGCAACCTTGCAATCTCTTTTTGAACACATGCATGCAAAACACGGCTATATAAAGGAAGGCAAGAAAATAATCGATGAAGTAGTTATCCTTCCATTTAAATCCCCCAAAAGTTTTACTACTGAAGATAGTATTGAAATCTATTGTCATGGAAGCCCACAAATTGCTTCTATGATTTTAGATTTGTGTTTAAAAAATGGTGCTAGAAGAGCTGAAGCAGGTGAGTTTACTTACAGAGCTTTTATAAATGGAAGGATAGATTTAACTCAAGCAGAAGCAATAAACGAAGTAATTAGTGCAACATCTACTAAAGTAGTTTATGCAATTTCAGAAGGAGCTTTAAGTAAGAAGGTTAAAGGATTTTATGAAAGATTGTTTGATTTAATAACATCTATTGAAAGCTCAATTGAATTTCCAAGCGATGTGCCATCTTTAGATAAAGAAAAAATAATTTTTGAGTTGCTTGAAATTAGTAAGGAATTAAGTAAATTAATTGAAGCTTCAAGAGAAGGACAAATCTTACGTAACGGAATAAAAGTTTCAATCATTGGTGAACCAAATGTTGGGAAGTCAAGCCTCTTAAATCAGTTACTAGAAAGTGAAAGAGCAATAGTAACAAGTGAACCAGGAACAACACGAGATACCATAGAAGAAAAAATAATTCTTGATGGCTGGCCTTTTGTTTTAGTTGACACAGCTGGCTTGAGAAAAGAGGGCCCCTTAAATATGTCAGAAAAAATTGGCATTAAAAAAAGTAAAGAAGCAATAGAAAACTCAGATATTGTTTTGTCGGTCTTTGATCTTACAAGAAATAAAAATGAGGAGATTTGTAATTTTGCAAATGGTAAACAAAAAATAATTGTTGGAAACAAGATTGATTTGATAGAGGCAAATCATAATCTGCCTCCATGTGATATTTCCATCTCTGCAAAGTATGGTACAAACATTGATAGGTTAAAAAAATTGCTTCTTGAGAAGGCGATTTCATTGAAACCACGTAGAGACGCCCTGTTAGGGCGTCTCTACGTCAACCAACGTCAGAAAGAACTTTTACTTCAATGTTCTTCTCATATAAATTCTGGGCTTAAAATGTTTCAAAACAATATGCCAGAAGATTTAGTTGCTGATGAATTAAAAAATGCTGTTTTAAAACTAGATGAGGTTTCAGGGAGAAAAATCAATGAGGATGTAATTACAAACATATTTAAGAAATTTTGTATTGGAAAATGA
- a CDS encoding LysM peptidoglycan-binding domain-containing protein, with product MVETTQLNKFRQKRLKGLAKKIKATHDKPYFYPKNNLYTRQEFELLDTIYSDEPPIAVETNQGLADFWPQNKEEYLSTSNNKNNILTNLLWFLCGVMLTSVIWLIYFQVNVNELRTKNDTQIVFQKSVNIMTDKSADKEMSKKLNVQKQKFSFSNPFKSKPKLQEIKVTPKELPVVRYHTVGNGDSLWVIANKYYSNPSPENINKIMKANNMKKVGLLSIGQKLVIPD from the coding sequence ATGGTAGAAACAACACAGCTAAATAAGTTTAGGCAAAAAAGACTAAAAGGATTAGCTAAAAAGATAAAAGCAACTCATGACAAACCTTATTTCTATCCAAAAAACAATTTATATACAAGGCAAGAGTTTGAACTGCTAGATACTATTTACTCAGATGAGCCACCTATAGCAGTAGAAACAAATCAGGGGCTAGCAGACTTTTGGCCTCAAAATAAAGAAGAGTACTTAAGTACTTCAAACAATAAAAACAATATTCTTACAAACCTGCTTTGGTTTCTCTGTGGCGTGATGCTGACATCAGTTATATGGCTTATATATTTTCAAGTTAATGTCAATGAACTAAGAACTAAAAATGATACACAAATTGTATTTCAAAAATCAGTAAACATTATGACAGATAAAAGTGCTGACAAAGAAATGAGTAAAAAACTAAATGTGCAAAAACAAAAATTTTCTTTCTCAAATCCATTTAAAAGTAAACCAAAGCTACAAGAAATAAAAGTAACTCCTAAAGAACTACCAGTTGTTAGATACCATACAGTAGGAAATGGTGATTCACTTTGGGTAATTGCAAATAAATATTACTCAAATCCATCACCTGAAAATATAAATAAGATAATGAAAGCTAACAACATGAAAAAAGTTGGGTTACTTTCAATTGGCCAGAAGCTTGTTATACCGGATTAA
- a CDS encoding ATP-binding protein has product MRLYSRILEKKLRKDSFKGKSLIIVGSRQVGKTTLIKEVLKGFKDTKAKTLNCDNREDLELLEGKNLEFLENIISNSKILFIDEAHKVSNIGQTLKILVDHYGKKLQIFVTASSSFNLLHKTQEPLTGRKFVYNLYPLSTEEIYPDKNFLRLKKELEQLLIFGSYPEITKQKSFEEKKQLLREITTSYLYKDILEFQQVKNPNLVNRLLKALALQVGQEVSYTELSNLLGVDKNTVERYIDLLEKCFVVFRLSPYTQNKRKELSRLRKVYFYDLGIRNTIINNFNFIDMRDDIGKLFENFVIVERLKYREYHQVYSDQYFWRTYDGSEVDLIEEQGGKLFGYEIKWREKKWSKKPERWLEYKNSSYETVTKDNLYKFIF; this is encoded by the coding sequence ATGAGACTTTACTCACGAATTTTAGAAAAAAAGCTAAGAAAAGATTCTTTTAAAGGTAAAAGCCTTATTATTGTTGGCTCAAGACAAGTTGGAAAAACTACTTTAATAAAAGAAGTTTTAAAAGGTTTTAAAGATACAAAGGCAAAGACTTTGAATTGTGATAACAGAGAAGATTTGGAATTACTTGAAGGAAAGAATTTAGAGTTTTTAGAAAATATTATAAGCAACTCAAAGATTTTATTCATTGATGAAGCACATAAAGTTTCAAACATTGGTCAGACTCTTAAAATCTTAGTAGATCACTACGGTAAAAAATTACAAATCTTTGTGACTGCATCTTCAAGTTTCAATTTATTACATAAAACTCAGGAACCACTAACAGGCAGAAAATTTGTTTACAATCTTTATCCTCTAAGTACAGAAGAAATTTACCCAGATAAAAATTTCTTAAGACTTAAAAAAGAATTGGAGCAACTACTTATTTTTGGTTCATATCCTGAAATCACTAAGCAAAAATCGTTTGAAGAGAAAAAGCAATTACTTAGAGAAATAACCACAAGTTATCTCTATAAAGATATTTTAGAATTTCAACAAGTAAAAAATCCTAATTTAGTTAATAGATTATTAAAAGCACTGGCACTTCAAGTCGGACAGGAAGTATCATATACAGAACTCTCAAATCTGCTTGGAGTAGATAAAAATACTGTAGAGCGTTATATTGATTTGCTTGAAAAATGCTTTGTAGTATTTAGACTATCTCCGTATACTCAAAATAAAAGAAAAGAACTATCCAGGCTTAGAAAAGTATATTTTTACGACCTAGGGATAAGAAATACCATTATAAATAACTTTAATTTTATTGATATGAGGGATGACATTGGTAAATTATTTGAAAATTTTGTCATTGTGGAAAGACTTAAGTACAGAGAATATCATCAGGTTTACTCAGATCAATATTTTTGGAGGACTTATGATGGTTCTGAAGTAGATCTCATAGAAGAACAAGGCGGTAAGCTTTTTGGATACGAAATTAAGTGGAGAGAAAAAAAATGGAGCAAAAAACCTGAAAGGTGGCTTGAGTATAAAAACAGTTCATATGAAACTGTAACTAAAGACAATTTATATAAATTTATTTTTTAA
- a CDS encoding transposase translates to MLILDQTSWHNISLLHLPPYSPELNPVEQVWHFLK, encoded by the coding sequence GTGCTAATACTTGATCAAACATCTTGGCATAATATTTCTTTGTTGCATTTGCCACCTTATTCACCAGAATTGAATCCAGTGGAACAAGTTTGGCATTTCTTAAAATAG
- a CDS encoding diguanylate cyclase, with translation MEEEKSQKNKTIKDLKSLLINKILELQVSSLDAKEQISTLVNFIQSLLEIDTIAVYANFANEEINLINSKTGAKQHNLLGHMLETISEQIEIKQTRYFNSLIPLTELNIKGLSDVDLNTYIYPILSPHAKELYGIVLITNPKLIRTPEEQKIFIFVLNYITKIIEEVDLASQVNAKGDRLKLLSSLSSSLRGLLKSEKAIEIVLKGIHSFLKLDDIYFARWIASKKTIEITQEIVSDKNKSLKGFIHKVSNKNPIIKLLYKNQYMTYKNKNIRRISKIFLQSKKPSIFCILPVLIRNELLGIVVCESTSLHSEVNTEDLRITQDICGQLAVILNQANLYEESLSTAQREFLLNSITTMIRDTLEVNGVLEKTAREIGQVFGVSACGAFIHKKEGTGFTDKSIWATKDEYEKKMSLFPIDPALWKENSSPFFPDPITQNISISNINSQNFSENETLINESGCKSYLACPLNKGNKTIGVLALAQFDSYRTWTNSEVQLLEAITDQVEMALLQAELHEHVQQTERQMNLLHQVSNAIRDTLNISTVMARTAQDLGEILGASRCFIRRLKSISPLQVLATEQEYLNKEQKINKAADLILDFEKTWLESLNNLPEVDRANSTLHIPDVPTIFKDSPDPLKTILEIIEIKSFLAVSLVAAGKVIGSLCIHQCNRNRIFTQNEIDFVKRVASEASIAVLNADLFTKVEYQAQRDSLTSLYNHAYFQTALHHEVERAKRTGSDLSVIMIDLDHLKSINDKFGHAAGDEAITLVGGKLQQCLRQMDIVARYGGDEFAVLLPETNLEEATGIAKRILEALNRTIHSQWGALSASIGVSGTPHEERNKEAIMKAADDVMYISKKEGRNRITISTILDTTGPVEQKPISRGK, from the coding sequence ATGGAAGAAGAAAAATCGCAAAAAAATAAAACCATTAAAGATTTAAAGTCTTTATTAATAAACAAAATATTAGAACTTCAAGTAAGTTCTCTTGATGCAAAAGAACAAATAAGTACTTTAGTAAACTTTATTCAGTCTTTATTGGAAATTGATACTATTGCAGTTTATGCCAACTTTGCTAATGAAGAAATTAATTTAATTAATTCTAAAACTGGTGCAAAACAACATAACTTACTTGGACACATGCTTGAAACAATTTCAGAACAAATTGAAATTAAGCAAACTAGATATTTTAATTCTCTTATTCCACTTACTGAATTAAATATAAAAGGACTTTCAGATGTTGATTTAAATACCTATATTTATCCAATACTTTCCCCACATGCTAAGGAACTATATGGAATAGTACTTATAACAAATCCAAAACTTATCAGGACACCAGAAGAACAAAAGATTTTTATATTTGTCTTAAACTACATTACAAAAATTATTGAAGAAGTAGATCTTGCAAGCCAGGTTAATGCAAAAGGAGACAGATTAAAACTTTTATCCTCACTTTCAAGCTCGCTTAGAGGACTTCTAAAGTCTGAAAAAGCAATTGAGATTGTTCTTAAAGGCATACACAGCTTTTTAAAACTTGATGATATTTATTTTGCAAGATGGATAGCTAGTAAAAAAACAATTGAAATTACCCAAGAAATAGTTTCCGACAAAAATAAATCATTAAAAGGATTTATCCACAAAGTAAGCAACAAAAATCCAATAATAAAACTTTTGTATAAGAATCAATACATGACTTATAAAAATAAAAATATTAGAAGAATAAGCAAAATATTCTTACAATCTAAAAAACCATCGATATTTTGTATATTGCCTGTATTAATTCGTAATGAACTACTTGGAATAGTAGTTTGCGAAAGCACTTCACTACATTCAGAAGTAAATACCGAAGATCTAAGAATTACACAAGATATTTGTGGACAGCTAGCGGTTATTTTAAACCAAGCAAACTTATATGAAGAAAGTCTTTCAACTGCACAAAGAGAATTTTTACTTAATTCAATTACTACAATGATTCGAGATACATTAGAAGTTAATGGTGTTCTTGAAAAAACAGCTAGAGAAATTGGACAAGTTTTTGGGGTTAGTGCATGTGGTGCATTTATCCATAAAAAAGAAGGAACAGGTTTTACAGATAAGTCTATCTGGGCAACAAAAGATGAGTATGAAAAGAAGATGTCTTTATTTCCTATTGATCCAGCTTTATGGAAAGAAAACTCTTCACCATTTTTCCCTGACCCAATTACTCAGAACATTTCAATCTCAAATATTAATTCCCAGAACTTTAGCGAAAATGAAACTTTAATAAATGAAAGTGGATGCAAATCATATCTAGCATGTCCTTTAAATAAAGGTAACAAAACAATAGGTGTACTAGCTCTTGCTCAATTTGACTCATACAGAACATGGACAAATTCAGAAGTACAGTTACTTGAAGCAATTACTGATCAAGTAGAAATGGCGCTATTACAAGCAGAACTTCATGAACATGTCCAGCAGACAGAAAGGCAAATGAACCTTTTACATCAAGTGAGCAATGCAATTAGAGATACTTTGAATATATCGACTGTTATGGCAAGAACTGCTCAGGACCTAGGAGAAATATTAGGTGCAAGCAGATGTTTTATAAGAAGGCTTAAGAGCATATCTCCTCTTCAAGTTCTTGCTACTGAACAGGAATATTTAAATAAAGAACAAAAAATAAATAAAGCAGCTGATTTAATTTTAGATTTTGAAAAGACATGGCTTGAATCATTAAACAATCTTCCTGAAGTAGATCGTGCTAATTCAACTCTTCACATTCCAGATGTTCCAACTATTTTTAAAGATTCCCCTGATCCACTTAAAACAATTTTAGAAATTATAGAAATTAAAAGTTTTCTTGCAGTTTCTTTAGTAGCAGCAGGTAAAGTAATTGGTTCATTATGTATTCATCAATGTAACAGAAATAGAATTTTTACTCAAAATGAAATTGATTTTGTAAAAAGAGTAGCGTCAGAAGCATCAATTGCAGTTTTAAATGCAGACTTATTTACAAAAGTTGAATACCAAGCACAAAGAGATAGCTTAACTAGTTTATATAATCATGCGTATTTTCAAACAGCACTTCATCACGAGGTAGAACGTGCTAAAAGAACAGGTTCTGACTTATCTGTAATAATGATAGACCTTGATCACTTAAAATCAATAAATGATAAATTTGGGCATGCAGCAGGTGACGAAGCTATTACACTTGTAGGCGGGAAATTACAACAGTGCTTAAGACAAATGGATATTGTTGCAAGATATGGCGGAGATGAGTTTGCAGTACTTTTACCAGAAACTAATCTTGAAGAAGCTACTGGAATTGCAAAAAGAATTTTAGAAGCATTAAACAGAACAATTCACTCACAGTGGGGAGCATTAAGTGCAAGTATTGGAGTATCAGGAACACCACATGAAGAAAGAAATAAGGAAGCCATTATGAAAGCAGCCGATGATGTAATGTACATTTCTAAAAAAGAAGGAAGGAATAGAATTACCATATCAACAATACTTGATACAACAGGACCAGTAGAGCAGAAACCAATCAGTAGGGGCAAGTAG
- a CDS encoding AarF/ABC1/UbiB kinase family protein: MITVVEKQETDHKESTPWHLYYDTNIVQEKFKLLKKEKDFIREPVLLIYYCLRNKRFRQIAWSVFNLSRKITKNNVNNPIYVKNTLLELGSTFIKIGQFLSSRTDLLPKDYIEALSELQDSLPPLPFEEVKSIVEKELQKPIKEIFSSFDETSMASASIGQVHKAKLLNNNEVAVKVQKPNLSSLFYEDLAILRCFALFFEKYTKIGKDREWVGIIDEIGKTLFEEIDFIEEGRNADKFRKNLKYEEKIYIPKVFWKYTTRKILTIEFVPGTKIIDVKKLEENNLDLKELALSLVKAYFKQFFEDGFYHADPHPGNIVVKEDGTIVFYDFGMVARLNKNIREELTDVLFNVIENDTDSLLNNLKKLELLKKDVDVRSIKKVIEQAVYKYYDGAKLDSLDLNDMENELRILFKEKPMKLPSKFTYTLRMTGTLEGVCRTLDPEFSLISAAKDYFEGWIKSKLLEAQWKNFIVELKHAILSAFPNQVNLMNKIKIYFNTMKELPGYVAKKDNIKTVNLNPIEIFNSKEEIIETNSKLRVAYTIILLLCSVFMGNSLIQGNNYLMNISGLIMLIFSVAGSVGIVGYSIFSKKSIDT; this comes from the coding sequence TTGATAACTGTAGTAGAAAAACAAGAAACCGATCATAAAGAGTCGACACCTTGGCATCTTTACTATGACACAAACATTGTCCAGGAAAAGTTTAAGTTGTTAAAGAAAGAAAAAGATTTTATACGCGAGCCCGTATTATTAATTTATTATTGCTTAAGAAATAAAAGGTTTAGGCAAATTGCTTGGTCAGTTTTTAACCTGTCAAGAAAAATAACTAAAAATAATGTTAATAACCCAATATACGTTAAAAATACTCTTCTTGAACTAGGTTCTACATTTATAAAGATTGGACAATTTCTTTCAAGTAGAACAGATTTACTTCCCAAGGATTATATAGAAGCATTATCTGAGTTACAAGACTCGCTTCCACCGTTGCCATTTGAAGAAGTAAAATCAATAGTTGAAAAAGAATTACAAAAGCCAATTAAAGAAATTTTTAGCTCATTTGATGAAACATCAATGGCTTCAGCAAGTATTGGGCAGGTTCATAAAGCCAAGCTTTTAAATAATAACGAAGTAGCTGTAAAAGTCCAAAAACCAAATTTAAGCTCTCTTTTTTATGAAGACCTTGCAATTTTAAGATGCTTTGCATTGTTTTTTGAAAAATATACAAAGATTGGAAAAGACAGAGAATGGGTTGGAATAATTGATGAAATTGGAAAAACTCTTTTTGAAGAAATTGATTTTATTGAAGAAGGAAGAAATGCTGACAAGTTTAGGAAAAATTTAAAATACGAAGAAAAAATCTACATACCGAAAGTTTTTTGGAAATATACAACAAGAAAAATACTAACCATAGAATTTGTACCTGGAACTAAAATTATAGACGTTAAAAAGTTAGAGGAAAACAACCTAGATCTTAAAGAACTAGCATTGTCATTGGTTAAAGCATATTTCAAACAATTTTTTGAAGACGGGTTTTATCATGCTGATCCCCACCCTGGAAATATAGTAGTAAAAGAAGATGGCACAATTGTCTTTTATGACTTTGGTATGGTAGCAAGATTAAACAAAAACATTAGAGAAGAATTAACAGATGTTTTGTTTAATGTTATAGAGAATGATACAGATTCATTACTAAACAATTTAAAAAAGCTTGAGCTCTTGAAAAAAGATGTTGATGTTAGATCTATTAAAAAAGTTATTGAACAAGCTGTATATAAATATTATGACGGTGCAAAATTAGACTCACTAGATTTAAATGATATGGAAAATGAATTAAGAATTCTTTTTAAAGAAAAACCAATGAAATTACCCAGCAAGTTTACTTATACTCTTAGAATGACAGGCACTTTAGAAGGAGTATGCAGAACACTTGATCCAGAGTTTAGTTTAATAAGTGCAGCAAAAGATTATTTTGAAGGGTGGATAAAAAGTAAATTGCTTGAGGCCCAGTGGAAAAATTTCATTGTAGAACTAAAACATGCTATTTTATCTGCATTCCCAAATCAGGTGAATCTAATGAATAAGATTAAAATATATTTTAATACTATGAAAGAGCTTCCAGGTTATGTTGCAAAAAAAGACAATATTAAGACAGTCAACTTAAATCCAATAGAAATTTTCAACTCTAAGGAAGAGATTATAGAAACAAATTCAAAATTAAGAGTTGCTTACACTATCATCCTTTTATTATGTTCTGTATTTATGGGCAATTCATTGATCCAGGGCAACAACTATTTAATGAACATATCAGGACTTATAATGTTAATTTTTTCTGTAGCTGGTTCTGTAGGGATTGTAGGTTACTCAATCTTTAGTAAGAAAAGTATAGATACTTAA